One part of the Blastocatellia bacterium genome encodes these proteins:
- a CDS encoding zinc ribbon domain-containing protein, which translates to MYCPNCSLHNSDDLKFCTRCGTNLELVSEALMGKFEPETGIDERLVELLKNYHRGRRMTTLGFILSALMISKLTLMMVMGMPEKFMLLVPLLGIFLAFGMVWFIWGATKWNNSSSELKALGYDDPRNASPRRKRQIDSLPEGSTVMTVKRYTTDSLNKEVLPPPPSVTENTTKFLEDEKPPAPLPRQASQ; encoded by the coding sequence ATGTACTGTCCAAATTGTAGTTTGCACAACTCGGACGATCTGAAATTCTGTACGCGCTGCGGCACCAACCTGGAGCTGGTCTCCGAGGCGCTAATGGGCAAGTTCGAGCCGGAGACAGGGATAGACGAACGTCTGGTCGAGCTTTTGAAAAACTATCATCGCGGTCGCCGCATGACGACTTTAGGGTTTATCTTAAGCGCCTTGATGATCTCGAAACTGACGCTGATGATGGTTATGGGTATGCCCGAAAAATTCATGCTGCTTGTTCCATTGTTGGGAATATTCCTGGCTTTCGGGATGGTGTGGTTCATCTGGGGCGCTACGAAGTGGAACAACTCTAGCAGCGAACTGAAGGCGCTGGGATACGACGACCCGCGCAACGCTTCGCCGAGGCGGAAGAGGCAGATCGACAGCTTGCCGGAAGGCTCGACCGTAATGACGGTAAAGCGGTACACCACCGATTCGTTGAATAAGGAAGTCTTGCCTCCCCCGCCGAGCGTGACGGAAAACACCACGAAATTTCTTGAGGACGAGAAACCGCCTGCGCCGTTGCCGCGCCAGGCTTCGCAGTAG
- a CDS encoding lysylphosphatidylglycerol synthase transmembrane domain-containing protein, translating into MISRAADARVLAAWFNHQSALASTRMKKSLLKWLQIISFMAGLALFAYLIRQTGVDNIVHYLAMMGWGFAAILALSAARNLLRAASWYYAIDPPHRQITFWSLMNAMLAGEAIKYLTATGPLLGEPAKAAMVRREVPLVEGFSSVIVENLIYNLTVFLVMLGGLPALAWLIDVPHRLQVAAWLFAATLLAAIGFVWLAVRGRWFILARMLEQLRRLTARRLTAGQESRSLRLVTAIARVREVEANVYAFYEQRRGAFFGIFVVNLLAHLINVIEVCLILALMDLPASLAAGFVVEAVTKVINGAFFFVPTRAGVYESGNALTLQAIGLGSSAGVALAIIRKLRAFVWIAYGLGAIAALTFKDRRAKT; encoded by the coding sequence ATGATTAGCAGGGCTGCTGATGCCCGCGTGCTCGCCGCATGGTTCAATCATCAATCCGCGCTTGCTTCAACACGCATGAAGAAATCGCTTCTGAAATGGCTGCAAATCATTTCGTTCATGGCGGGCCTGGCGCTGTTCGCTTATCTCATCCGGCAGACCGGCGTCGATAACATCGTGCATTACCTGGCGATGATGGGCTGGGGCTTTGCCGCAATCCTTGCGCTGTCAGCCGCGCGCAACCTGCTGCGCGCCGCGTCGTGGTATTACGCGATTGACCCGCCGCATCGGCAAATCACTTTCTGGTCGCTGATGAACGCGATGCTGGCGGGCGAAGCCATCAAGTACCTGACGGCGACAGGCCCCTTGTTGGGCGAGCCGGCGAAGGCGGCAATGGTGCGCCGCGAAGTGCCGCTCGTCGAGGGCTTCTCGTCGGTGATCGTCGAGAACCTGATCTACAACCTCACGGTCTTTCTGGTGATGCTCGGCGGGCTGCCGGCGCTCGCCTGGTTGATTGACGTGCCGCACCGCTTACAGGTCGCCGCCTGGCTGTTCGCCGCAACCTTGCTTGCGGCCATCGGCTTCGTCTGGCTGGCGGTGCGCGGGCGCTGGTTCATCCTGGCGCGCATGCTCGAACAACTGCGGCGGCTGACGGCGCGCCGCCTGACCGCCGGGCAGGAGAGTCGGTCGTTGCGTTTGGTCACGGCCATCGCCCGCGTCCGCGAAGTCGAGGCGAACGTCTATGCATTTTATGAGCAAAGGCGCGGCGCCTTCTTCGGCATCTTTGTCGTCAATCTGCTGGCCCACTTGATTAACGTCATCGAAGTCTGCCTGATCCTCGCGCTAATGGACTTGCCGGCGTCGCTGGCTGCCGGCTTTGTCGTCGAGGCGGTGACGAAAGTAATCAACGGCGCGTTCTTTTTCGTGCCGACGCGCGCCGGAGTTTACGAGAGCGGCAACGCGCTGACGCTCCAGGCGATTGGCCTGGGGTCGAGCGCCGGCGTGGCGCTGGCCATCATTCGCAAGCTGCGCGCTTTCGTCTGGATCGCCTACGGGCTTGGCGCAATCGCGGCGCTGACGTTCAAAGATCGCCGCGCCAAGACGTAA
- the dtd gene encoding D-aminoacyl-tRNA deacylase has product MRAVVQRVTSAKVEVDDRTVGEIGAGLLVLLGVARDDGEADADYLADKIIGLRIFRDDEGKMNRSLTDTSGAMLVVSQFTLYGDTRKGRRPSYIDAAEPERANALYEYFVSRARAQDIKVETGVFQAMMQVSLVNDGPVTILLDSRKLF; this is encoded by the coding sequence ATGCGCGCAGTCGTTCAACGAGTCACGTCAGCAAAAGTCGAGGTAGATGACCGGACGGTTGGCGAGATCGGCGCCGGCTTGCTGGTGCTGCTCGGCGTGGCGCGCGACGACGGCGAAGCCGACGCCGATTATCTGGCGGACAAGATCATCGGCTTGCGCATCTTTCGCGACGACGAAGGCAAGATGAATCGCTCGCTTACGGACACCAGCGGCGCGATGCTGGTCGTCTCACAATTCACGCTCTACGGCGACACGCGCAAAGGTCGCCGGCCTTCTTACATTGACGCCGCCGAGCCGGAACGCGCTAACGCGCTGTACGAATACTTCGTCAGCCGGGCGCGCGCCCAGGACATTAAAGTCGAAACCGGCGTCTTCCAGGCGATGATGCAAGTCAGCCTCGTCAACGACGGCCCGGTGACGATCCTGCTCGACAGCCGCAAGCTCTTTTGA
- the ftsH gene encoding ATP-dependent zinc metalloprotease FtsH, translating to MNSTVRQIIFWVLIIGGAFLLYQVFNGKTTTKDAQLNYPQLLQKAQDKQIRKATIEEGRGVRGELTDGQTFNIDLTNEFIQAELAKKFNENGVDFSFKSSSSSQWLIGLLSYAPLLVFIGLWIFMMRQMQSGGNKALSFGKSRAKLLSNQQKRVTFKDVAGVDEAKEELQEIIEFLKEPQKFQKLGGRIPKGVLMMGPPGTGKTLLARAVAGEANVPFFSISGSDFVEMFVGVGASRVRDLFEQGKKNAPCIIFIDEIDAVGRHRGAGLGGGHDEREQTLNQLLVEMDGFESNDGVILMASTNRPDVLDPALLRPGRFDRRVVVNRPDVKGREGILAVHTRKIPLGDDVDINVIARGTPGFTGADLANLVNEAALNAARYNRKTVAMLDFEWAKDKVLMGTERRSIVMSNEEKRNTAYHEAGHTLVGIKVPNADPIHKVSIIPRGMALGVTMQLPEADRYSHTKDYLEGQVAILMGGRIAEETFLNHMTTGASNDIERATELSRKMVCEFGMSTLGPITYGKKEEQIFLGREIAQHQDYSEDTAIKIDQEVNRIVTEQYNRARQIIVENKEAMIRLAEALLERESLDSVQIRRLVAGLPLDDDEPTPTRTDKPKSEPRPSVLNPILPVPGDARA from the coding sequence GTGAACTCAACTGTTAGACAGATCATTTTTTGGGTGCTGATTATTGGTGGCGCATTCCTGCTTTATCAGGTCTTTAATGGCAAAACAACGACGAAGGATGCGCAGCTCAATTATCCGCAACTGCTCCAGAAAGCGCAGGACAAACAGATCCGCAAAGCGACCATCGAAGAAGGGCGCGGGGTGCGCGGCGAACTCACCGACGGCCAGACGTTCAATATCGATCTGACCAACGAGTTCATTCAAGCCGAGCTTGCCAAGAAGTTCAACGAGAATGGCGTGGACTTTTCCTTCAAGAGCTCGTCGTCGAGCCAGTGGCTCATCGGCCTGTTGAGCTACGCGCCGCTGCTGGTCTTTATCGGCTTGTGGATTTTCATGATGCGGCAGATGCAATCGGGCGGCAACAAGGCGCTGTCGTTCGGCAAGTCGCGCGCCAAGCTGCTCAGCAACCAGCAGAAGCGTGTCACTTTCAAAGATGTCGCCGGTGTTGACGAAGCCAAGGAAGAATTACAAGAGATTATCGAATTTCTGAAAGAGCCGCAGAAGTTCCAGAAGCTCGGCGGGCGCATCCCGAAGGGCGTGCTGATGATGGGGCCTCCGGGCACCGGCAAGACCTTGCTGGCGCGCGCCGTCGCCGGCGAAGCCAATGTGCCGTTCTTCTCGATTTCGGGCTCTGATTTCGTTGAAATGTTCGTCGGTGTCGGCGCTTCGCGCGTCCGCGACCTCTTCGAGCAGGGCAAGAAGAACGCGCCGTGCATCATCTTCATTGATGAGATTGACGCGGTCGGGCGGCATCGTGGGGCCGGCCTTGGCGGCGGCCACGACGAGCGCGAGCAGACGCTCAACCAGTTGCTTGTCGAGATGGACGGCTTTGAATCGAACGACGGCGTCATCCTGATGGCCTCGACCAACCGCCCGGACGTGCTCGACCCGGCGCTGCTCAGACCGGGCCGCTTCGACCGCCGCGTCGTGGTCAATCGCCCCGACGTCAAAGGCCGCGAAGGCATCCTCGCCGTTCATACGCGCAAGATTCCGCTCGGCGATGACGTCGACATCAATGTGATCGCGCGCGGCACGCCGGGCTTTACGGGCGCCGATCTGGCGAACCTGGTGAACGAAGCGGCGCTCAACGCGGCGCGCTACAATCGCAAGACAGTCGCCATGCTCGACTTCGAGTGGGCGAAGGACAAAGTGCTGATGGGCACCGAGCGCCGCTCCATCGTCATGTCGAACGAAGAGAAGCGCAACACGGCTTATCACGAAGCGGGTCACACGCTGGTCGGCATCAAGGTGCCGAACGCCGACCCGATTCACAAAGTCTCGATCATCCCGCGCGGCATGGCTCTGGGCGTGACCATGCAGTTGCCGGAAGCCGACCGTTACTCGCACACCAAAGATTATCTCGAAGGCCAGGTGGCCATCCTGATGGGCGGGCGCATCGCCGAAGAGACCTTCTTGAATCACATGACGACCGGCGCGTCGAATGACATCGAGCGCGCCACCGAGCTGTCGCGCAAGATGGTTTGCGAGTTCGGCATGTCAACGCTCGGGCCGATCACCTATGGCAAGAAGGAAGAGCAGATCTTCCTGGGCCGCGAGATCGCTCAGCATCAGGATTACAGCGAAGACACGGCGATCAAGATTGACCAGGAGGTCAACCGCATCGTCACCGAGCAGTACAACCGCGCGCGGCAGATCATTGTCGAAAACAAAGAGGCGATGATCCGTCTGGCTGAAGCGCTGCTCGAACGTGAGTCGTTGGATTCGGTGCAGATTCGCCGGCTGGTGGCAGGCTTGCCGCTCGACGACGACGAGCCGACGCCGACGCGCACCGACAAGCCGAAGAGCGAGCCGCGCCCGTCGGTGCTGAACCCGATCCTGCCGGTTCCGGGTGACGCCCGCGCGTAA
- a CDS encoding FtsX-like permease family protein, with protein sequence MDNLVISNLLYRKTRTVTTMAGVALGVVLVVLTVGIAHGFLNEQGRRNAALTAEILFGPPGTVFGLSLNPTLSMNVQIADELRAIEGVSDAVPIGQNLQGRMIDGIDFDRFGHVSDIRVIEGRPISAPDEVMIDRIQQRQKKVKLGDQMELLDGRFRVVGIYEPESLGRIKIPLATMQTYLNRPNLCSTILVKVSDPARQDEIAERIKARFPDHSITMTRDLPLIYSQGTPALQTFLKVVIALSIIISSLVILLTMYTTVAERTRQIGVLKSLGASRAFIAGEIEKEALLISALGVLVGFTLSALGKLMITRLTTMNVELEPMWLLYALVLGMLAGLLGALYPALRAANQDPVKALAYE encoded by the coding sequence ATGGATAATCTGGTCATTTCAAATCTGCTCTACCGCAAGACGCGCACGGTGACGACGATGGCGGGTGTGGCGCTCGGCGTCGTGCTGGTGGTGCTGACGGTCGGCATCGCGCACGGCTTCCTCAACGAACAGGGCCGGCGCAATGCGGCGCTGACGGCAGAGATTCTCTTCGGCCCGCCGGGCACCGTCTTTGGCTTGAGCCTCAACCCGACGCTATCGATGAACGTGCAGATCGCTGATGAGCTGCGCGCCATCGAAGGCGTCTCAGACGCCGTGCCCATCGGCCAGAACCTGCAAGGGCGAATGATCGATGGCATCGATTTCGACCGCTTCGGGCACGTCTCGGATATTCGCGTCATCGAAGGCAGGCCCATCAGCGCCCCTGACGAAGTGATGATTGACCGCATTCAACAGCGGCAGAAGAAGGTCAAGCTCGGCGACCAGATGGAGCTGCTCGATGGCCGGTTCCGCGTCGTCGGCATCTACGAGCCGGAATCATTGGGCCGCATCAAGATTCCGCTGGCGACCATGCAGACCTATCTGAACCGCCCGAACCTCTGCTCGACGATTCTTGTGAAAGTCAGCGACCCGGCGCGTCAGGACGAAATCGCCGAGCGCATCAAAGCGCGCTTCCCCGACCACAGCATCACCATGACGCGCGACCTGCCGCTGATCTATTCGCAGGGCACGCCGGCGCTGCAAACCTTCTTGAAAGTCGTCATCGCGCTGTCGATCATCATCAGCTCGCTGGTCATCTTGCTGACGATGTACACGACGGTTGCCGAGCGCACGCGGCAGATCGGCGTCTTAAAGAGCCTGGGCGCGTCGCGCGCTTTCATCGCCGGCGAGATCGAAAAGGAAGCCCTGTTAATCAGCGCGCTCGGCGTGCTGGTCGGCTTCACGCTGTCGGCGCTCGGCAAGCTGATGATCACGCGGCTGACGACGATGAATGTCGAGCTTGAGCCGATGTGGCTGTTGTACGCGCTGGTCTTAGGGATGCTTGCCGGCCTGCTGGGTGCGCTCTACCCGGCGTTGCGCGCCGCCAATCAAGACCCGGTCAAGGCGCTGGCTTACGAGTAG
- the carB gene encoding carbamoyl-phosphate synthase large subunit: MPKRTDIKKILILGSGPIVIGQACEFDYSGTQACKALRSEGFEVVLINSNPATIMTDPELADRTYVEPLTPEAVRKVIERERPDALLPTVGGQTALNLAVTLAEDGTLDHFNVELIGAKLDAIKVAEDRLLFKRAMEEIGLNMPRSGFAKTMEEARGLVQMVGFPAIIRPSFTLGGTGGGIAYNAEEYEEIVARALSASPIHETMIEQSIIGWKEYELEVMRDMADNVVIICSIENFDAMGVHTGDSITVAPAQTLSDREYQVMRDAAIQVIRKVGVETGGSNIQFALSPTNGDLIVIEMNPRVSRSSALASKATGFPIAKIAAKLAVGYTLDEIPNDITRKTPASFEPTIDYCVVKIPKWAFEKFPASDPTLGTQMKSVGEAMAIGRTFKEAFQKGLRSLEVRSSFRVPENIDEVELRRRLVVPSAERVYFVMHALAHGYMVEELHELTKIDRWFLDNLQQISEREAELRQKSLKQVTRDEWREAKRMGFSDQRLAALLNASEDDVRRARRRMNVAPVFKRVDTCGAEFESFTPYLYSTYEDEDEAATTDRRKVMILGSGPNRIGQGIEFDYCCCHAAFALKEEGYESIMVNCNPETVSTDYDTADRLYFEPITFEDVMEVVERERPVGVIVQFGGQTPLNLAMRLFKAGVPIVGTSPEAIDLAEDRKRFGKLLADLAIPQPPNGTATSLEEAREVAARIGYPVLVRPSYVLGGRAMQIVYDETSLDNYMTHAVEASPEHPVLIDSFLESAGEIDVDALADGESVVIAGIQQHIEEAGIHSGDSSCVLPPYEVKAEHLEAMRRYTRELARALTVVGLMNIQFAIANDTVYVLEVNPRASRTVPFVSKATGVPLAKIAAKLMIGRKLAEFHLPDELAVDRFYIKTPVFPFVKFPGVDPILGPEMRSTGEVMGVAENFGGAFLKAQQGAGLRLPREGAVFVSVNDQDKGEVIGLARQLHEMGFRLVATRGTQRRLTSAGLPCDVVYKVNEGRPNIADLVKSKQINLIINTPLGRVSFYDERAIRRAAMQYAVPCITTLTGAKATVAAIRALRDDELQVRSLQDYHAQAATK; the protein is encoded by the coding sequence ATGCCAAAACGAACCGACATCAAAAAGATTCTCATCCTGGGCTCAGGGCCGATTGTCATCGGTCAGGCCTGCGAGTTTGATTACAGCGGCACGCAAGCCTGCAAAGCGCTGCGCTCGGAAGGCTTCGAAGTCGTCTTGATCAACTCGAACCCGGCGACGATCATGACCGACCCGGAGTTGGCCGACCGCACCTACGTCGAGCCGCTCACTCCGGAAGCCGTGCGCAAGGTGATCGAGCGCGAGCGCCCCGACGCGCTGCTGCCGACCGTCGGCGGCCAGACGGCGCTCAATCTTGCCGTCACGCTTGCCGAAGACGGCACCCTCGACCACTTCAATGTCGAATTGATCGGCGCCAAGCTCGACGCCATCAAAGTCGCTGAAGACCGCTTGCTGTTCAAGCGCGCGATGGAAGAGATCGGCTTGAACATGCCGCGCTCCGGTTTCGCCAAGACGATGGAGGAAGCTCGCGGGCTGGTTCAGATGGTCGGCTTCCCCGCGATCATCCGCCCGTCGTTTACGCTCGGCGGCACCGGCGGCGGCATCGCTTACAATGCCGAAGAGTACGAAGAGATCGTCGCCCGCGCGCTCTCGGCGTCGCCGATTCATGAAACCATGATCGAACAATCGATCATCGGTTGGAAGGAGTACGAGCTTGAGGTGATGCGCGACATGGCCGACAACGTCGTCATCATCTGCTCGATTGAAAACTTCGATGCGATGGGCGTTCACACAGGCGATTCGATCACGGTCGCGCCGGCGCAGACCTTGAGCGACCGCGAGTATCAGGTCATGCGCGACGCGGCGATTCAGGTGATCCGCAAAGTCGGCGTCGAAACCGGCGGCTCGAACATTCAATTCGCCTTGAGCCCAACGAACGGCGACCTCATCGTTATTGAGATGAACCCGCGCGTCTCGCGGTCGTCGGCGCTGGCTTCAAAGGCGACAGGCTTCCCCATTGCCAAGATCGCCGCCAAGCTCGCCGTCGGCTACACGCTCGACGAAATCCCCAACGACATCACGCGCAAGACGCCGGCAAGCTTCGAGCCGACGATTGATTACTGCGTCGTGAAGATTCCCAAGTGGGCCTTCGAAAAGTTCCCGGCCTCTGACCCGACGCTCGGCACGCAGATGAAATCCGTCGGCGAAGCGATGGCTATTGGGCGCACCTTCAAGGAAGCCTTTCAGAAGGGACTGCGCTCGCTCGAAGTGCGCAGCTCGTTTCGCGTGCCGGAAAACATCGATGAGGTCGAGCTGCGCCGGCGGCTGGTGGTGCCGTCTGCGGAGCGCGTCTATTTTGTGATGCACGCGCTGGCGCACGGCTATATGGTCGAAGAGCTGCACGAGCTGACGAAGATTGATCGCTGGTTCCTCGACAACCTGCAACAGATCAGCGAGCGCGAAGCCGAGTTGCGGCAGAAGTCGCTTAAGCAAGTCACGCGCGACGAATGGCGCGAAGCCAAGCGCATGGGCTTTTCCGATCAGCGACTCGCGGCGCTCTTAAACGCCAGCGAAGACGATGTTCGCCGGGCGCGGCGCAGGATGAACGTGGCGCCGGTCTTCAAGCGCGTAGACACTTGCGGCGCGGAGTTCGAATCGTTCACGCCTTATCTCTACTCGACCTACGAAGACGAAGACGAAGCGGCGACGACCGACCGGCGGAAAGTCATGATCTTAGGCTCCGGGCCGAATCGCATCGGCCAGGGCATCGAATTTGATTACTGCTGCTGCCACGCGGCCTTCGCGCTCAAAGAAGAAGGCTATGAATCGATCATGGTCAACTGCAACCCGGAGACGGTTTCGACTGACTATGACACCGCTGACCGGCTGTACTTCGAGCCGATCACCTTTGAAGACGTGATGGAAGTCGTCGAGCGCGAGCGGCCCGTCGGCGTCATCGTGCAGTTCGGCGGGCAGACGCCTTTGAACCTGGCGATGCGCTTGTTCAAAGCCGGCGTGCCCATCGTCGGCACCTCGCCCGAAGCGATTGACCTTGCCGAAGACCGCAAGCGATTCGGCAAGCTGCTGGCCGACCTGGCGATCCCGCAGCCGCCCAACGGCACCGCCACGTCTCTGGAAGAGGCGCGCGAAGTCGCCGCGCGCATCGGCTACCCGGTGCTGGTGCGCCCCAGTTATGTGCTGGGCGGGCGGGCGATGCAGATCGTCTATGACGAGACCAGCCTCGACAACTATATGACGCACGCCGTTGAAGCTTCGCCCGAGCATCCCGTGTTGATCGATTCTTTCTTAGAGAGCGCCGGCGAGATTGACGTCGATGCGCTGGCCGACGGCGAGTCGGTGGTTATCGCCGGCATCCAACAGCACATCGAGGAGGCCGGCATCCATTCGGGCGATTCGTCGTGCGTGCTGCCGCCTTATGAAGTGAAGGCCGAGCACCTGGAAGCGATGCGCCGCTACACCAGAGAGCTGGCGCGGGCCTTAACGGTCGTCGGCTTGATGAACATTCAATTCGCCATCGCGAATGATACGGTCTATGTGCTGGAAGTGAACCCGCGCGCTTCGCGCACCGTGCCGTTCGTGTCGAAAGCCACGGGCGTGCCGCTGGCGAAGATCGCCGCCAAACTGATGATTGGCCGCAAGCTGGCGGAGTTTCATTTACCGGATGAGCTGGCGGTAGATCGCTTCTACATCAAGACGCCGGTCTTCCCGTTCGTGAAGTTTCCCGGCGTTGACCCGATACTCGGCCCCGAGATGCGCTCGACCGGCGAAGTGATGGGCGTGGCGGAAAATTTCGGCGGCGCGTTCTTGAAGGCGCAGCAGGGCGCGGGCCTGCGCCTGCCGCGTGAAGGCGCGGTCTTCGTCAGCGTCAACGATCAGGACAAGGGCGAAGTCATCGGGCTGGCGCGGCAGCTTCACGAGATGGGCTTCCGTCTGGTGGCGACGCGCGGCACGCAGCGCCGCCTGACGAGCGCCGGGCTGCCGTGTGATGTAGTTTACAAAGTCAACGAAGGCCGCCCGAACATTGCCGACCTGGTGAAAAGCAAGCAGATCAATCTGATCATCAACACGCCGCTCGGGCGCGTGTCGTTTTACGACGAGCGCGCCATTCGCCGCGCCGCCATGCAGTACGCCGTGCCCTGCATCACGACGCTGACGGGCGCAAAGGCAACGGTCGCTGCCATTCGCGCCCTGCGCGACGACGAGCTTCAGGTGCGCTCGCTTCAGGATTACCACGCGCAGGCCGCCACCAAGTAA
- a CDS encoding AMP-binding protein, which yields MRTNLISFLEDAAGRGNETAFAHRRGLRTERWSYQRLREVAFQFARELERRGIQKGERILLWGDNCAEWVAAFFGCVARGVIVVPLDVESAPDFVARVQQQVNARLLVHSGECRLDLPRLRLDELAAAVAHHEATPFARADISEDDIAEIIFTSGTTAEPKGVIITQRNLLANLRPLEREIDKYLKWERPFHPIRFLDLLPLSHVFGQFMGIFVPQLLGGEVYFQDSLNPSEIIAAIKKQRISVVVTVPRFLDSLRQKIERDYAARGESDAFYNLLEAAERAHFLKRWWLFRRVHRQFGWKFWAFVVGGAALNQQTEGFWRRLGYAVVQGYGMTETAALISVNHPFKMGRGSIGKTMPGQQMKLDDSGEILVRGDNVSPGYWGGDLRSATNEEGWLRTGDVGELDAAGNLYFKGRKKDVIVTAAGLNIYPDDLEAALVAQPEIRDSAVIGIETPQGPEPLAVLIMNDETADPAAIVARANQQLAQHQRLRRWAIWPEPEFPLTPTKKIRKPLVLERLGVGCQVSGVGKGSGQGNDSPRHPTPNTQHSTPGFILQQVARVSGEAVGQVEASANLAADLKLDSLGRVELLSALEDHYQVDLDEAAFTAATTLGDIERMVREGVGGEAVEYPYPKWPRRFPVTWIRAAVFYLVMMPIIWLMSRARVVGRAQLKEARGPLLFVANHVSMIDQSLIQYALPARYRSRLLIAMEGEKLRNWRRPPRGTRLARRLLGYAQYFLVVSLFNVFPLPQKSGFRRSFAFAGEAMDRGMSVLVFPEGRRTPDGELKPFMEGIGLLATDLGVPVVPIRLDGLYEMKTSRRYFARPGEVRVTISEPMTFARDADAAGIARELQRRVASL from the coding sequence ATGCGAACGAATCTCATCAGCTTTCTCGAAGACGCTGCCGGGCGCGGCAATGAAACGGCCTTCGCGCACCGGCGCGGCCTGCGCACCGAGCGCTGGTCTTATCAGCGATTGCGCGAGGTCGCCTTTCAGTTCGCGCGCGAGCTTGAGCGGCGCGGCATTCAGAAAGGCGAGCGCATCTTGCTCTGGGGCGACAACTGCGCCGAGTGGGTGGCGGCTTTCTTCGGCTGCGTGGCGCGCGGCGTCATCGTCGTGCCGCTCGATGTTGAAAGCGCGCCCGATTTCGTCGCCCGCGTGCAGCAGCAAGTGAATGCTCGATTGCTTGTCCACAGCGGCGAATGCCGGCTTGACCTGCCACGGCTCCGGCTCGATGAGCTGGCCGCCGCTGTCGCCCATCACGAAGCGACGCCTTTCGCGCGCGCTGACATTTCCGAAGACGACATCGCCGAAATCATCTTCACCTCGGGGACGACCGCCGAGCCGAAAGGCGTCATCATCACGCAGCGCAATCTGCTGGCGAACCTCCGTCCTCTTGAGCGCGAGATCGATAAGTACCTGAAGTGGGAGCGACCTTTTCACCCGATTCGCTTTCTCGATCTGCTGCCGCTCAGTCACGTCTTCGGCCAGTTCATGGGCATCTTCGTGCCGCAACTCCTCGGCGGCGAAGTCTACTTTCAAGACTCGCTCAACCCATCGGAGATCATTGCCGCCATTAAGAAGCAGCGCATCTCGGTCGTCGTTACGGTGCCGCGCTTTCTCGATTCCTTGCGCCAGAAGATCGAGCGCGACTACGCGGCGCGCGGCGAAAGTGATGCGTTTTACAATCTGCTCGAAGCCGCCGAGCGCGCCCATTTCTTGAAGCGCTGGTGGCTGTTCCGCCGCGTCCACCGGCAATTCGGCTGGAAGTTCTGGGCCTTCGTCGTCGGCGGCGCGGCGCTCAATCAGCAGACCGAAGGGTTCTGGCGGCGGCTCGGCTACGCGGTCGTTCAAGGGTATGGCATGACCGAGACGGCGGCGCTGATCAGCGTCAATCACCCGTTTAAGATGGGGCGCGGCTCGATTGGCAAGACGATGCCCGGCCAGCAGATGAAGCTCGACGACAGCGGTGAAATCCTGGTGCGCGGCGACAATGTGTCGCCCGGCTACTGGGGCGGCGATCTCCGTTCGGCTACGAATGAGGAAGGCTGGCTGCGCACAGGCGATGTCGGCGAGTTGGACGCGGCGGGCAACCTCTACTTCAAAGGCCGCAAGAAAGACGTGATCGTCACGGCGGCTGGCCTGAACATCTATCCCGACGACCTCGAAGCGGCGCTCGTCGCGCAGCCGGAGATTCGCGACAGCGCCGTCATCGGCATTGAGACGCCGCAAGGCCCTGAGCCGCTGGCGGTGTTGATTATGAACGACGAAACGGCAGACCCGGCGGCCATCGTCGCTCGCGCCAACCAGCAACTCGCCCAGCATCAACGCCTGCGCCGCTGGGCGATCTGGCCCGAGCCGGAATTCCCGCTGACGCCGACGAAGAAGATTCGCAAGCCGCTCGTACTCGAAAGACTGGGTGTTGGGTGTCAGGTGTCGGGTGTCGGGAAAGGGTCGGGGCAGGGCAATGACTCACCGCGTCATCCGACGCCCAACACCCAACACTCAACACCCGGCTTCATTCTTCAGCAGGTGGCGCGGGTCAGCGGCGAAGCCGTCGGGCAGGTCGAGGCATCGGCCAATCTGGCGGCGGATTTGAAGCTCGATTCGCTGGGCCGCGTCGAGCTGTTGAGCGCCCTGGAAGATCACTATCAGGTTGATCTTGACGAAGCGGCATTCACCGCCGCGACTACCCTTGGCGACATTGAGCGCATGGTCCGCGAAGGCGTGGGCGGCGAAGCGGTGGAATACCCGTACCCGAAATGGCCGCGCCGATTCCCCGTAACCTGGATTCGCGCCGCGGTCTTTTATCTCGTCATGATGCCGATCATCTGGCTGATGAGCCGCGCCCGCGTCGTGGGCCGCGCACAACTGAAAGAGGCGCGCGGGCCGCTGCTGTTTGTGGCGAATCACGTTTCGATGATTGACCAGTCGTTGATTCAATATGCGCTGCCGGCGCGCTATCGCTCGCGGCTATTGATTGCGATGGAAGGCGAGAAACTGCGCAACTGGCGCCGCCCGCCACGCGGCACACGCCTGGCGCGGCGGCTGCTCGGTTACGCGCAATACTTTCTCGTCGTGTCGTTGTTCAATGTGTTTCCGCTGCCGCAGAAGAGCGGCTTCCGGCGCAGCTTCGCGTTTGCCGGCGAAGCGATGGACCGCGGCATGAGCGTGCTGGTCTTTCCCGAAGGCCGGCGCACGCCGGACGGCGAGTTGAAGCCGTTTATGGAAGGCATCGGGTTGCTGGCTACCGATCTCGGCGTGCCGGTCGTGCCGATCAGGTTGGATGGCTTATACGAAATGAAAACCTCGCGCCGCTACTTTGCGCGCCCCGGCGAAGTGCGTGTGACCATCAGCGAGCCGATGACGTTTGCGCGCGACGCCGACGCGGCGGGGATTGCCCGCGAGCTTCAGCGGCGCGTCGCCTCACTTTAA